TCAGGCGGCCTACACCCTGCTGCGCGGTCATGTTCCTTACTTTGTCTTCGTCCACGGCATGCTGGACCCCTGGTTCAACCAGAGCTTCCATTTCAAGCATGTGAAAAAGCTTCTTTACTGGCACACGATCGGGCGCAGCGCTCTCGATGGCGCGGCCTCTGTCATCTTCACGACAGACGAGGAGCTTCTCCGATCCGCATCGGCGTTCTTTCCATATAAGTGGCGGGCGATGGTTGCTGCTCTAGGGATTGAGGGACCGCAACATCCTGTCGATCCATCGGGCCTGTACCAAAGATGGCCTCAGCTGAAGCAGAGAGAGTACCTCCTGTTCTTCGGCAGGCTCCATCCTAAAAAGGGATGCGATCTGCTTCTAAAAGCATTTGCCCGTGTCGAGACCGACAGCGAGCGGATGCTGGTCTTCGCTGGTCCTGCGGACCGTTCCTATGGACAGTACCTTCGCGAGCTGGCAAAGGAGTTGGATATAGAGGACCGCATTCTCTGGACCGGCATGGTGCAAGGCGCAGAGAAATGGGCCATGCTGCAGGAGGCCGACGCCTTTGTACTTCCCTCACACCAGGAGAACTTCGCCATCGCTGCCGTGGAAGCCATGTGCTGCGGCACGCCGGTCCTGTTGAGCGATAAGGTGCAGATTTACCGGAATGTAGTGCAGGAAGGCGCGGGCCTGGCGGAGCCGGACACGCTGGCAGGTACGGTGTGCCTGCTGCAACGCTGGGCTGCTCTGGACAATCATGCCAGGGCAACCATGGGGAAAAACGCCCGGACAGCCTATCGGCAACGGTATACGGCCGTGGCTTCTACTGAGAATCTCATGCACCAGATCGAGACCGAGTTGCGCAGATTACGCCGGCCGGCTCCAGGTCTTCCATTCGGCGGCTCTCAAAGCGCAGCGAGGCATAGCGGACTCTAAGTATGCAAAAGATGCAGCTCCCTAATCCTTACCCTTCGCCGGTACGCTATGGCGCCGCCGTCGGTGTTGCGACCTTGTCCATCGTCCTCAGCTCAGTGCTGCTTCGGATGGGCATCCGGCTGGAGTCCGCATGGATGATTGCCGCTGTCACCCTCGCCGCCTGGTTCGGCGGCTTGGGGCCCGGCCTGTTGTCGACCGCATTCTGTTTTGCCGGGCAGATGTTGCTTCGCTTTCCGGAAGGAAGCTGGAGAGTGGAAGGGACAAGCGAGTGGGTCGGCCTGTGCGCCTTCGTCATCAATGCGCTGCTGATTTCGTTCCTGTTTCGCTCCCACTATCGCGTCCGCGCCTGGCGTAAGGTGTCTCCGGTCGCGGTCACCGGTGGATACTGGTGGCGGTATGACATCGGCGGCGAAAGCGTAGAACTTAGTTCACCCGCTTTTCCCCACGTCACGATCACACGCACCTATACCGACTGGCTGCGGCAGATCGCGCGGCAGGACCGCGAACGCGTCGAAGCTGCGATACACACGGCTCTTTCCAGCGGCCAGATCGACCTGCAGTTCCACATGATCCTGCCGGAAGGCGTTACCCGGTTAGTAGAGATGCGCGGCGTCCGCCCGGAAGGCAAAGAAAATGGCCTTCTCGCGGTTTGCCTGGAGATGGGC
This genomic window from Terriglobus albidus contains:
- a CDS encoding glycosyltransferase; the encoded protein is MLHDRKHHKEKDRNFFRPAAELHYSRLSRTVSVRILHLISSLDLRGGGPAEVVRLLGKTQAAMGYSVEAVSADDEATDISTFEFPVHRLGPGIGYGYSKRLSEWLKNNRSRFDAVIVHGLWQYPHQAAYTLLRGHVPYFVFVHGMLDPWFNQSFHFKHVKKLLYWHTIGRSALDGAASVIFTTDEELLRSASAFFPYKWRAMVAALGIEGPQHPVDPSGLYQRWPQLKQREYLLFFGRLHPKKGCDLLLKAFARVETDSERMLVFAGPADRSYGQYLRELAKELDIEDRILWTGMVQGAEKWAMLQEADAFVLPSHQENFAIAAVEAMCCGTPVLLSDKVQIYRNVVQEGAGLAEPDTLAGTVCLLQRWAALDNHARATMGKNARTAYRQRYTAVASTENLMHQIETELRRLRRPAPGLPFGGSQSAARHSGL
- a CDS encoding DUF4118 domain-containing protein — protein: MQKMQLPNPYPSPVRYGAAVGVATLSIVLSSVLLRMGIRLESAWMIAAVTLAAWFGGLGPGLLSTAFCFAGQMLLRFPEGSWRVEGTSEWVGLCAFVINALLISFLFRSHYRVRAWRKVSPVAVTGGYWWRYDIGGESVELSSPAFPHVTITRTYTDWLRQIARQDRERVEAAIHTALSSGQIDLQFHMILPEGVTRLVEMRGVRPEGKENGLLAVCLEMGAPTPDPQAFLH